Below is a window of Candidatus Eisenbacteria bacterium DNA.
CCGACATGCAGTCCCGAGCCCGAGGGATACGGGAACATGTCGAGGCAGTAGAACTTGGGCTTGCCGGGATCGGTGCGGGTGACGAACGTCCCTCGCTCCTCCCAGTAGGCCTGCCACTTGGGCTCGACGTCTGCGAATGGAGAGCGGTTCATTGGGGCGAGGGAGGATAGCAGATCACGATTCCGCCGCTGCACGTGGCTGCTTCGCCACGTTGGCGTCGGAGCTGCTCGTCTCGGGCGTGTTCGCGAATTCGGAGCGTTTCTACGGTCGGGCAGCTCGTTTTGCTCCTCGCGCTCCGATCGCAAACACGCTACTCCGCGCTCGTCGCAAAACGACTGCCCGACACGCTTCTTGGCTCTTCGGTCATCCCCGTCTCACCAGTTGGGTCCCGTGCATCTAGCCAACCACCAAGAACCATTGCTCAAGTGGTGAGACGAGTAGAGATCACCGCAGACGAAGCACTGGTTCTTGGTCGGGAGGTAAGAGCACTTACCCGATGTTTGGTAAGGCGGACACTGAAGAACCGACAAGCGGGCGGGCATGTCGTTTTGCGACGAGCGCGGAGTAGCGTGTTTGCGATCGACGCGCGAGGAGCAAAACGAGCTGCCCGCCCGTGGAAACGCTGCGAGTTCGCGAACAAGCCCGAGATGTGCTCCCATCAGCCGCCGGAGTCGAGCTTCAGCGCTTCTTGGCGGCCTCGTCGCGCTCGGCTCGCGCGATCTCGAGCGCTTCGTGCGGATCGCTGGCGGAGGTAATGGCGCGGCCCATCACCAGAAGGCTCGAGCCCATCGCCACCGCTTCGGCGACGGTGGTGACACGAGCCTGATCGTGGGTGGCAGCGCCGGCCGGTCGGATGCCCGGCGTCACGGCGTAGACCGGGCGGCGGCGGAAGCCCATGACCGGCGGCAGGTCCGAGGCGGCGCACACGATCCCGTGAGCGCCCGCCGATTCCACCAGATCCGCGAGCTGCGCGATGACGATCATGGCGTGAAACGGCTGCTCGAATCCCGGCGGGAGCTGGAAGGCATCCAGGCTCGTGAGCACGGTGACCCCGACCACGCGCGTCGAGCCGCCCCCCTCGCCCACACCCTGGACGGCCGCCGCCACCATGCGGTGGCCTCCCATGGCGTGGACGGTGAGCAGATCCGCGCCGAGCCGCGCCGCCGAGGCCGCGGCGCCGCGCACGGTGTTCGGGATGTCGTGGAGTTTGAGATCGAGGAATACGCGCCGTCCCCGATCTTTGAGCGCGCGCACCACGTCCGGGCCCGCGGCGGTGAAGAGCTCGAGCCCCACCTTGGCGATCTCCGGTCCCTCGCCGAGCCGGCGGTCGAGGGCCAGCGCTTCATCGAGATTCGGGACATCGAAGGCGATCGCGATCTCGGGAATGGTGCGAACCGTTTTCTCGACCATGGTCTCCATCAGTGCTTCCCCCTTCCCGCGCCGGCCTCGCGACGCTGCGCCGCCGGCTCTCCGTCACCGAGGAGTCCGCCACGCCAATCCTGGAGGCGCTTGACGCCGCGCGCCGAGAGGAACGCGGCCATCTCCTCGAGCACCTCGGACGCGCCTCGCGGACGAATGAAGCTGAGGGTCCCGACCTGCACCGCGCTCGCGCCCACGGCCAGGAATTCGAGCGCGTCACGGCCGTTCATGATGCCTCCGGAGCCGATCACCGGAATGCCGACGGCGCGAGCCGCCTCGTGGCAGCGCGCCAGCGCGAGCGGCTTGATCGCCGGTCCCGAAAGGCCGCCGGTCGTTCGGTTCAGCTTGGGCCGCAGCGGCTCGAGATCGATGGCCATGCCGACGAAGGTGTTGACGGCGGTGACCGCGTCGGCGCCTCCCTGCTCGCACGCGATCGCCAGGTCGCCG
It encodes the following:
- the pyrF gene encoding orotidine-5'-phosphate decarboxylase, with amino-acid sequence METMVEKTVRTIPEIAIAFDVPNLDEALALDRRLGEGPEIAKVGLELFTAAGPDVVRALKDRGRRVFLDLKLHDIPNTVRGAAASAARLGADLLTVHAMGGHRMVAAAVQGVGEGGGSTRVVGVTVLTSLDAFQLPPGFEQPFHAMIVIAQLADLVESAGAHGIVCAASDLPPVMGFRRRPVYAVTPGIRPAGAATHDQARVTTVAEAVAMGSSLLVMGRAITSASDPHEALEIARAERDEAAKKR